The Tautonia rosea genome includes a window with the following:
- a CDS encoding RNA polymerase sigma factor: protein MSRFTEPITSPSLLKRICGTVGDAEGWRLFVRSYEPMILAWFRRKGLQEADAWDLTQEVLLRFARRAGRFTLDPGRRFRGLLRTMTDAAWRDWSARRRPWHPGLVPPDELGHVEARPDPDGPAAWLEREADAELMELAFGRVRIRVEPRTWEAFRLLALEGRSGDEAAARLGMRRGSAHAARCKVQRLVRLELARLVAQAEA, encoded by the coding sequence ATGTCTCGATTTACCGAGCCGATCACTAGCCCGAGCCTGCTGAAGCGGATCTGCGGGACGGTGGGAGATGCGGAGGGCTGGCGGCTCTTCGTCCGGTCCTATGAGCCGATGATCCTGGCCTGGTTCCGGCGCAAGGGGTTGCAGGAGGCCGACGCGTGGGACCTGACGCAGGAGGTCCTCCTGCGGTTCGCACGCCGGGCCGGCCGATTCACGCTCGACCCGGGGCGGAGATTTCGCGGCCTGCTGCGGACGATGACCGACGCGGCCTGGCGCGACTGGTCGGCCCGGCGTCGGCCGTGGCATCCGGGCCTCGTCCCGCCGGACGAACTCGGCCATGTCGAGGCGAGGCCCGACCCGGATGGCCCGGCAGCCTGGCTCGAGCGTGAGGCCGACGCCGAGCTGATGGAACTGGCCTTTGGTCGGGTGCGAATTCGGGTCGAGCCCCGGACGTGGGAGGCGTTCCGGCTGCTCGCCCTCGAAGGGCGCTCGGGCGACGAGGCCGCCGCCCGGCTGGGGATGCGACGCGGCTCGGCGCACGCGGCGCGCTGCAAGGTGCAGCGGCTCGTGCGCCTGGAGCTGGCCCGGCTGGTCGCCCAGGCCGAGGCCTGA
- a CDS encoding serine/threonine-protein kinase, with amino-acid sequence MEGCPGDGAWSRLLTDEAGEEEREGLERHLDDCEACRDRLSMLADEPAWDSGGATVAAPVRRGVGRGDRPPVVAGYRVGVEIGRGGMGVVYKALRESDARPVALKVMSAAWGLTADARDRVAREAGTLAKLDHPGIVRVLDAGEADGVPFLAMEWVEGGDLAARLRSGPLRPREAATLARELAGAVAEAHGRGIIHRDVKPSNVLIGPDGAPRLTDFGLAREHEAASALTSVGRVLGTPGFMPPEQVDPHFGPVGPRSDVYGLGATLYAMLTGLPPFRGASPIGVLRQVVEREPVPVRLLEPSVPLALEAICRRCLAKRPGRRYASAEALADDLGRFLEGRRVQAPGAGRLGAAILGTRHRTGLVAVALLALGAAGLALAMEHGRRARAESAAATSRREFVETLDTLGTFYLETRDAVQLGDRDALPTYTSLGWRLATIYERVLPLDRPDDAWSADEVRWLCCLASIMSDRGDHIEATMLYRRCAGIGARLLDAYPEDAGLALAVAESEASLAATAESLGDWDATLEHDERGYRSLRRTGVEALDLPGAFFTRAMIQGNLTASYEDRGRAEDAARVSRASLEFYRAAVAARPDDLVAELQLIDELGRQARLLMALGRPAEVPGLVSEARQRLDALTAASDSTSELEEVRDRLDDVLTHLPDPFDRR; translated from the coding sequence ATGGAGGGCTGCCCTGGGGACGGGGCCTGGTCCCGGCTGCTGACCGACGAGGCGGGCGAGGAGGAACGCGAGGGGCTGGAGCGGCACCTCGACGACTGCGAGGCGTGCCGGGACCGGCTGTCGATGCTGGCCGATGAGCCGGCCTGGGACTCCGGGGGGGCGACGGTGGCGGCTCCCGTCCGACGCGGCGTCGGCCGGGGCGATCGGCCGCCGGTGGTCGCGGGGTATCGGGTGGGGGTCGAGATCGGCCGGGGCGGGATGGGGGTCGTGTACAAGGCCCTGCGGGAGTCCGACGCCCGGCCGGTGGCGCTGAAGGTGATGTCGGCCGCCTGGGGGCTGACGGCGGACGCGCGCGACCGGGTCGCGCGCGAGGCCGGGACCCTGGCGAAGCTCGACCACCCGGGGATCGTGCGGGTGCTCGACGCGGGGGAGGCCGACGGCGTGCCGTTCCTGGCGATGGAGTGGGTCGAGGGGGGCGACCTCGCCGCCCGGCTCCGCTCCGGGCCGCTGCGGCCCCGCGAGGCGGCGACCCTGGCCCGGGAGTTGGCCGGGGCGGTCGCCGAGGCCCACGGGCGGGGGATCATCCACCGCGACGTGAAGCCGTCGAACGTCCTGATCGGCCCCGACGGCGCCCCCCGGCTGACCGACTTCGGCCTGGCCCGCGAGCACGAGGCGGCCTCGGCCCTGACCTCCGTCGGCCGGGTCCTGGGGACGCCGGGGTTCATGCCGCCCGAGCAGGTGGACCCACACTTCGGGCCGGTCGGGCCTCGGTCCGACGTCTATGGCCTGGGGGCGACTCTGTACGCGATGCTGACCGGCCTGCCGCCGTTCCGGGGTGCCAGCCCGATCGGGGTGCTGCGCCAGGTCGTCGAGCGGGAGCCGGTGCCGGTTCGGTTGCTGGAGCCGTCGGTCCCCCTCGCCCTCGAGGCGATCTGCCGCAGGTGCCTGGCGAAGCGGCCGGGCCGGCGGTATGCGTCGGCCGAGGCCCTGGCCGACGACCTCGGGCGGTTCCTGGAGGGCCGTCGGGTGCAGGCGCCGGGGGCCGGTCGGCTCGGCGCGGCGATCCTCGGCACTCGGCATCGGACCGGGCTGGTTGCCGTCGCCCTGCTGGCTCTGGGGGCGGCCGGCTTGGCTCTGGCGATGGAGCATGGCCGCAGGGCGCGGGCCGAGTCCGCCGCGGCCACCTCGCGACGCGAGTTCGTTGAGACCCTCGACACACTGGGCACGTTCTACCTTGAGACGAGGGACGCGGTCCAGCTTGGGGACAGGGACGCCCTGCCGACCTACACGTCCTTGGGCTGGCGGCTCGCGACGATCTACGAGCGGGTTCTGCCGCTCGATCGCCCCGACGACGCCTGGTCGGCCGACGAGGTTCGCTGGCTCTGCTGCCTGGCCTCGATCATGAGCGATCGAGGGGACCACATCGAAGCGACCATGCTCTACCGTCGCTGCGCGGGGATTGGGGCGAGGCTGCTGGACGCCTACCCCGAGGACGCCGGGCTGGCGCTTGCGGTGGCCGAATCGGAGGCCTCTCTGGCGGCGACGGCCGAGTCCCTCGGCGATTGGGATGCCACGCTCGAGCACGACGAGCGCGGTTATCGGTCCCTGCGACGCACCGGGGTCGAGGCCCTCGACCTTCCCGGTGCGTTCTTCACGCGAGCGATGATCCAGGGGAACCTCACGGCGAGCTATGAGGACCGCGGCCGCGCGGAGGATGCCGCCCGCGTCTCGCGAGCGTCCCTGGAGTTCTACCGGGCGGCGGTGGCGGCCCGGCCGGACGACCTCGTTGCGGAACTTCAGCTCATCGACGAACTGGGCCGCCAGGCCCGACTGCTCATGGCGCTAGGCCGTCCCGCCGAGGTGCCCGGCCTGGTTTCCGAGGCTCGGCAGCGGCTCGACGCCCTGACGGCCGCCAGCGACTCGACCTCGGAGCTGGAGGAAGTTCGGGACCGGCTTGACGATGTCCTGACACACCTCCCTGATCCTTTCGATCGAAGGTGA
- a CDS encoding adenylate kinase family protein, with the protein MATDFPLHVVAFGRPGSGKSSVAERLGEAHGFAMVRTGALLRDAVRKGDSLGQQVESLLKAGQLVPDDLAYEVLARDLSTLRHNRLLFDGFPRTLGQVPLLDRLQAAVGFTIDRYVEIAVSADEALRRMSGRRVCPTCGATYHVTNNPPKADGVCDHDGTPLTRRSDDTPEVLRVRQSVYDNRTGPVVDHYRQTFPNRFLLINGEQSFDAVSSDLERALGLAP; encoded by the coding sequence ATGGCCACCGATTTCCCCCTCCACGTCGTCGCGTTCGGCCGCCCTGGCAGCGGCAAGAGCAGCGTCGCCGAGCGTCTCGGCGAGGCCCACGGCTTCGCCATGGTCCGGACCGGAGCGCTCCTCCGCGACGCCGTCCGCAAGGGGGATTCCCTCGGCCAACAGGTCGAATCGCTCCTGAAGGCAGGCCAGCTCGTCCCCGACGACCTCGCCTACGAGGTCCTCGCCCGCGACCTCTCCACCCTCCGGCACAACCGCCTCCTCTTCGACGGCTTCCCTCGCACCCTCGGCCAGGTCCCCCTGCTCGATCGCCTCCAGGCGGCCGTCGGCTTCACCATCGACCGCTACGTCGAGATCGCCGTCTCCGCCGACGAGGCCCTCCGCCGCATGTCCGGCCGCCGCGTCTGCCCGACCTGCGGCGCCACCTACCACGTCACCAACAACCCGCCGAAGGCCGACGGCGTCTGCGACCACGACGGTACCCCCCTCACCCGCCGCTCCGACGACACCCCCGAGGTCCTCCGCGTCCGCCAATCCGTCTACGACAACCGCACCGGCCCCGTCGTCGACCACTATCGCCAGACCTTCCCCAACCGCTTCCTCCTCATCAACGGCGAGCAATCCTTCGACGCCGTCTCCTCCGACCTCGAACGCGCCCTCGGCCTCGCCCCCTGA
- a CDS encoding PEP-CTERM sorting domain-containing protein, with the protein MTSTPVPTPRIPRPWAALALLAGLLLACPEPAEAGIVYQQLDLEVVSSSSLLSPDVSVQVGTRTIIGFRALYDSFPGGGTAATRTILGSSTRTVNVFNTGALDAGYLISETSPFAGFDFFLTERILSNGEGFSFGIFNDSTDKYLGLSFEDDLGTTLYGWVRLSETGDFSPSSRLRISGFAYDTTGAGIRAGDTGVQPVPEPSTAVAGLIGAACCLGVAWRRRARKRPEAVPV; encoded by the coding sequence ATGACGTCCACCCCAGTCCCGACGCCCCGCATCCCGCGCCCCTGGGCCGCCCTCGCCCTGCTGGCAGGCCTCCTGCTCGCCTGCCCCGAGCCGGCCGAGGCCGGGATCGTCTACCAGCAGCTCGACCTCGAGGTGGTCTCGAGCAGCAGCCTCCTGTCCCCAGACGTTTCCGTGCAGGTCGGCACCAGGACAATCATCGGATTTCGTGCCCTATATGATTCTTTTCCCGGTGGTGGTACGGCTGCCACACGTACTATTCTTGGAAGTTCGACCCGGACTGTGAACGTTTTCAATACCGGAGCGCTGGATGCCGGTTACTTGATCTCCGAGACTTCGCCGTTCGCAGGTTTCGATTTCTTTTTGACAGAACGTATCTTGTCCAATGGTGAAGGATTTTCATTTGGAATATTTAATGATTCAACCGACAAGTATCTCGGCCTCTCATTCGAGGACGACTTGGGGACGACCCTCTACGGCTGGGTCCGGCTCTCCGAGACGGGCGATTTCTCGCCGTCGTCGAGGCTGAGGATCAGCGGATTCGCCTACGACACCACCGGCGCCGGCATCCGGGCCGGCGATACCGGCGTGCAACCCGTGCCCGAGCCCTCGACGGCCGTCGCCGGCCTGATCGGAGCCGCCTGCTGCCTCGGGGTCGCCTGGCGTCGCCGCGCCCGCAAACGCCCCGAGGCCGTCCCCGTCTGA